A portion of the Mycobacterium paraseoulense genome contains these proteins:
- a CDS encoding prephenate dehydrogenase, whose product MLGLGLIGGSIMRAATAAGREVFGYNRSVEGAHGAAADGFDATTDLTATLTRAAQTDALIVLAVPMPAMAGMLAHIGELAPACPLTDVTSVKRAVLDEVVAAGLRQRFVGGHPMTGTAHSGWAAGNPHLFTRAPWVVSVDDHVDPTVWSMVMTLALDCGAVVVPAKSDDHDAAAAAISHLPHLLAEALAVIAGDVPLAFALAAGSFRDGTRVAATAPDLVRAMCEGNSDQLVPTADRVIELLSRARESLAGHNSVAELVEAGHAARTRYDSFPRSDIFHVVIGTENWREELAAAGRAGGVIRSALPSLDSPR is encoded by the coding sequence GTGCTCGGGCTGGGGCTGATCGGGGGCTCGATCATGCGGGCCGCCACGGCGGCCGGCCGGGAAGTGTTCGGCTACAACCGGTCGGTGGAGGGCGCGCACGGGGCCGCCGCCGACGGTTTCGACGCCACCACCGACCTCACCGCGACATTGACCCGCGCCGCCCAGACCGACGCGCTGATCGTGCTGGCGGTACCGATGCCGGCGATGGCCGGCATGCTCGCCCACATCGGCGAACTGGCCCCGGCCTGCCCGTTGACCGACGTCACCAGCGTCAAACGGGCGGTGCTCGACGAGGTCGTAGCGGCCGGTCTGCGGCAGCGTTTCGTCGGCGGCCACCCGATGACCGGCACCGCGCATTCCGGTTGGGCCGCCGGTAACCCCCACCTGTTCACCAGGGCGCCGTGGGTGGTCAGCGTGGACGACCACGTCGACCCGACGGTGTGGTCCATGGTGATGACGCTGGCGCTGGATTGCGGCGCGGTGGTGGTGCCGGCCAAGTCCGACGACCACGACGCCGCGGCGGCGGCCATCTCGCACCTGCCGCACCTGCTCGCCGAGGCGCTGGCGGTCATCGCGGGAGACGTCCCTCTGGCCTTCGCGCTGGCCGCCGGCTCGTTCCGGGACGGGACGCGGGTGGCAGCGACCGCCCCGGACCTGGTACGCGCGATGTGTGAGGGCAACTCCGACCAGCTGGTGCCGACGGCCGACCGGGTCATCGAATTGCTGAGCCGGGCTCGCGAGTCGCTGGCCGGGCACAATTCGGTGGCCGAGCTTGTCGAGGCCGGGCACGCGGCGCGGACGCGCTACGACAGCTTCCCGCGTTCCGACATCTTCCACGTCGTCATCGGCACGGAGAACTGGCGCGAGGAGTTGGCCGCCGCCGGCCGGGCGGGCGGGGTGATCAGATCCGCTCTGCCAAGCCTGGATAGTCCACGATGA
- a CDS encoding putative glycolipid-binding domain-containing protein: MNADSSDSTRRVWQAMLTWRAQDVSRMESVRIQVSGKRIKANGRIVAAATATNPAFGAYYDLQTDETGATKRLGMTVTLAERERVLSIARDEENMWLVTDHQGERRAAYQGALDCDVVFSPFFNALPIRRLGLHERADPVTLPVVYVNLPEMSITPEVVSYTSSGGADGIKLRSPVADTTVSVDEEGFIVDYPGLAERI, from the coding sequence GTGAACGCAGATTCCTCTGATTCGACTCGGCGCGTGTGGCAGGCGATGCTCACCTGGCGTGCACAGGACGTATCGCGGATGGAATCGGTACGAATCCAGGTGTCCGGCAAGAGAATCAAGGCCAACGGCCGCATCGTGGCCGCAGCCACCGCAACCAACCCGGCATTCGGCGCGTACTACGACCTGCAGACCGACGAGACCGGCGCCACCAAGCGGCTCGGGATGACGGTCACGCTGGCCGAGCGGGAACGCGTGCTGTCGATCGCCCGTGACGAAGAGAACATGTGGCTGGTCACCGACCATCAGGGCGAGCGTCGCGCGGCCTACCAAGGTGCCCTCGACTGCGACGTGGTGTTCAGCCCGTTCTTCAACGCGCTACCCATCCGGCGGCTCGGCCTCCATGAACGGGCAGACCCGGTCACGTTGCCGGTGGTGTACGTCAACCTGCCCGAGATGTCGATCACTCCGGAAGTCGTCAGCTACACCAGCTCGGGCGGCGCCGACGGCATCAAACTGCGCTCCCCGGTCGCCGACACCACGGTGAGCGTCGACGAAGAGGGGTTCATCGTGGACTATCCAGGCTTGGCAGAGCGGATCTGA
- a CDS encoding ABC transporter permease, giving the protein MNFVQRAVAYLLTLDNWTGPVGLAARVLEHLEYTAAAVGASALIAVPAGLIIGHTGRGTLLVVGAVNGLRALPTLGVLLLGTLMFGLGLGPPLVALMLLGVPALLAGTYAGIASVEPAVVDAARAMGMTEAQVVRVEARNALPLILGGLRSATLQVVATATVAAYASLGGLGRYLIDGIKEREFHLALVGALMVAALALALDGLLALTVWASVPGTGRLRKAARGVRTGQVRHGWRPRFTVDE; this is encoded by the coding sequence ATGAACTTCGTGCAGCGGGCCGTCGCCTACCTGTTGACCCTCGACAACTGGACCGGCCCGGTCGGGCTGGCGGCGCGCGTCTTGGAGCATCTCGAGTACACGGCCGCCGCCGTGGGCGCCTCGGCCCTGATCGCCGTCCCGGCCGGGCTGATCATCGGGCACACCGGCCGCGGCACCCTGCTGGTGGTGGGCGCGGTCAACGGGTTGCGGGCGCTGCCGACGCTGGGCGTGCTGCTGCTCGGGACTCTGATGTTCGGGCTGGGCCTGGGGCCGCCGCTGGTCGCCCTGATGCTGCTGGGTGTCCCGGCGCTGCTGGCCGGCACGTATGCGGGCATCGCCAGTGTCGAGCCGGCCGTGGTCGACGCCGCCCGGGCGATGGGCATGACGGAGGCCCAGGTGGTGCGGGTGGAGGCGCGCAACGCGCTGCCGTTGATCCTGGGCGGGTTGCGCAGCGCGACGCTGCAGGTGGTCGCCACCGCGACGGTCGCGGCCTACGCCAGCCTCGGCGGCCTGGGCAGGTACCTGATCGACGGAATCAAGGAGCGCGAGTTTCACCTCGCCCTGGTCGGCGCCTTGATGGTGGCCGCGTTGGCGCTCGCGCTCGACGGGCTGCTGGCGTTGACGGTGTGGGCGTCGGTCCCGGGCACCGGCCGGCTGCGCAAGGCCGCCCGAGGGGTGAGGACCGGGCAGGTACGTCACGGTTGGCGGCCACGATTTACGGTAGATGAGTGA
- a CDS encoding ABC transporter permease codes for MHYLLTHLDDAWALTVIHLRLSLVPVLIGLAVAVPLGAAVRRAPVARRLTTAAASVVFTIPSLALFVVLPTIIGTRILDEANVMIALTAYTAALLVRAVLEALDAVPAQVRDAATAVGYSRIARMLKVELPLSIPVLVAGLRVVVVTNIAMVSVGSVIGIGGLGAWFTEGYQTNKSDQILAGIIALFVLAVVIDALIVVAGRLATPWERTGRTARRRSVVAPIVGGAR; via the coding sequence ATGCACTACCTGCTCACCCACCTCGACGACGCCTGGGCGCTGACCGTCATCCATCTGCGCCTGTCGTTGGTGCCGGTGCTGATCGGCCTGGCGGTCGCGGTCCCGCTGGGGGCGGCGGTGCGGCGCGCACCGGTGGCGCGCCGGCTGACGACGGCGGCCGCGAGCGTCGTGTTCACCATCCCGTCGCTGGCGCTGTTCGTGGTCTTGCCGACGATCATCGGGACCCGCATCCTCGACGAGGCCAATGTCATGATCGCGCTGACCGCCTACACCGCGGCGCTGCTGGTGCGGGCGGTGCTCGAAGCGCTGGACGCGGTGCCGGCCCAGGTGCGCGACGCCGCCACCGCGGTCGGCTACTCGCGGATCGCCCGCATGCTGAAAGTCGAACTGCCGCTGTCTATCCCGGTGCTGGTGGCCGGGTTGCGGGTGGTGGTGGTCACCAACATCGCGATGGTCTCGGTGGGTTCGGTGATCGGCATCGGCGGCCTGGGCGCCTGGTTCACCGAGGGCTACCAGACCAACAAGAGCGACCAGATCCTCGCGGGCATCATCGCGCTGTTCGTGCTGGCGGTCGTCATCGACGCGCTGATCGTGGTGGCCGGCCGGCTGGCCACGCCGTGGGAGCGCACGGGGCGCACCGCGCGCCGACGGTCGGTGGTGGCCCCCATCGTGGGCGGCGCGCGATGA
- a CDS encoding ABC transporter substrate-binding protein, with protein sequence MRMLSRAHRAIIQAAVWLTAIGLLAACSSSDPLSAEVRSPKSIVVGSGDFPESQIIAEIYAQALQANGFNVGRRMGIGSRETYIPALKDHSIDLVPEYIGNLLLYFAPESTATMLDAVELELDRRLPGDLTILTPSPATDTDTVTVTGGTADSWKLKTIADLASHSADVRFGAPSAFANRPAGLPGLRQKYGLDIRPGNFVAINDGGGAVTVRALVERRVNAANVFTTSPAIPQEHLVVLEDPEHNFLAGNIVPLVNSQKKSDRLKEVLDAVSARLTTAGVAELNAAVAGNSGVDPDQAARKWLRDNGFNHPVGQ encoded by the coding sequence ATGAGGATGCTGTCGCGCGCGCACCGCGCGATCATCCAAGCGGCGGTGTGGCTCACGGCCATCGGTCTTCTCGCGGCGTGCAGCAGTTCGGATCCCCTGAGCGCCGAGGTCCGCAGCCCCAAGTCCATCGTCGTGGGGTCCGGCGACTTCCCGGAATCACAGATCATCGCCGAGATATATGCACAAGCGTTGCAGGCCAACGGATTCAACGTCGGACGGCGGATGGGGATCGGTAGTCGAGAGACCTACATCCCCGCACTGAAAGACCATTCGATCGACCTGGTGCCGGAGTACATCGGCAACCTGCTGCTCTACTTTGCGCCCGAGTCCACGGCAACCATGCTCGACGCCGTCGAGTTGGAGCTCGACCGCAGACTCCCTGGGGACCTGACAATCCTGACGCCCTCGCCGGCCACCGATACCGACACCGTGACCGTGACCGGCGGGACGGCCGATTCCTGGAAGCTGAAGACGATCGCCGACCTGGCGTCGCATTCGGCGGACGTGCGGTTCGGGGCGCCTTCGGCGTTCGCGAACCGGCCGGCCGGCCTGCCCGGACTCCGGCAGAAGTACGGGCTCGACATCAGGCCGGGCAACTTCGTCGCGATCAACGATGGTGGGGGCGCGGTGACGGTGCGCGCGCTGGTGGAGAGAAGGGTCAACGCCGCCAACGTTTTCACCACGTCCCCGGCCATCCCGCAGGAGCACTTGGTGGTACTCGAAGACCCCGAACACAACTTCCTGGCCGGTAACATTGTGCCGCTGGTCAATTCGCAGAAGAAGTCGGACCGGCTCAAAGAGGTGCTCGACGCCGTGTCGGCGAGGCTGACCACCGCGGGGGTGGCTGAACTCAACGCCGCGGTGGCGGGGAACTCCGGCGTCGATCCCGATCAGGCCGCGCGGAAATGGCTGCGCGACAACGGTTTCAACCACCCAGTCGGCCAATGA
- a CDS encoding LapA family protein encodes MSSHPPASPSQPPPNPPAKTGAAPKEPAIRFTRAGALWSALIAGFLILILLLIFITQNTAETPFTFLGWHWNLPLGVAILLAAVVGGLITVAVGTARMLQLRRAAKKHHAARGRG; translated from the coding sequence ATGAGCAGCCACCCCCCTGCCTCGCCCAGCCAGCCGCCGCCCAACCCCCCGGCCAAGACCGGCGCGGCGCCCAAGGAACCGGCTATCCGGTTCACCCGCGCGGGCGCGCTGTGGTCAGCGCTGATCGCCGGCTTCCTGATTCTGATCCTCTTGCTGATCTTCATCACCCAGAACACGGCGGAGACGCCCTTTACGTTCTTGGGCTGGCACTGGAACCTTCCCCTGGGGGTGGCCATCCTGCTGGCGGCCGTGGTCGGCGGGCTGATCACGGTGGCCGTCGGTACCGCGCGAATGCTGCAGCTGCGCCGGGCCGCCAAGAAACACCACGCGGCGCGCGGTAGGGGCTAG
- a CDS encoding phosphotransferase family protein, whose translation MTSADQLEGLDLASLDSYLRSLGIGRDGELRAEFISGGRSNLTFRVYDDATSWLVRRPPLHGLTPSAHDMAREFRVVAALRDTPVPVARAIALCEDDSVLGAPFQIVEFVAGQVVRRRAQLEAFSHTVIEGCVDSLVRVLVDLHTVDPEAVGLADFGKPSGYLERQVRRWGSQWALVRLPDDRRDADVERLHSGLQKAIPQQSRTSIVHGDYRIDNTILDADDPTKVRAVVDWELSTLGDPLSDAALMCVYRDPALDLIVNAQAAWTSPLLPTADELADRYSLAAGLPLAHWEFYMALAYFKLAIIAAGIDFRRRMSDQARGMDSDHMPEVVAPLISRGLGELAKLPG comes from the coding sequence GTGACTTCAGCTGACCAACTCGAGGGGCTCGACCTGGCCTCGCTGGACTCCTACCTGCGTTCGCTCGGCATCGGACGCGACGGCGAGTTGCGCGCGGAGTTCATTTCCGGTGGCCGCTCCAATCTGACGTTCCGCGTCTACGACGACGCCACCAGCTGGCTGGTGCGGCGCCCGCCGTTGCACGGGCTGACCCCGTCCGCGCACGACATGGCCCGTGAGTTCCGGGTCGTCGCCGCACTGCGGGACACCCCCGTCCCGGTGGCGCGCGCGATCGCGCTGTGCGAGGACGACTCGGTGCTGGGCGCGCCGTTCCAGATCGTCGAATTCGTTGCCGGCCAGGTGGTGCGCCGTCGCGCCCAGCTCGAAGCGTTCAGCCACACCGTCATCGAGGGCTGCGTCGACTCGCTGGTCCGCGTCCTCGTCGACCTGCACACCGTCGACCCCGAGGCCGTCGGGCTGGCCGATTTCGGCAAGCCCAGCGGTTACCTGGAGCGACAGGTGCGTCGGTGGGGTTCGCAGTGGGCATTGGTGCGGCTGCCCGACGACCGCCGCGACGCCGACGTCGAACGCCTGCATTCCGGTCTGCAAAAAGCCATTCCCCAGCAAAGCCGCACGTCGATCGTGCACGGCGACTACCGGATCGACAACACCATCCTGGACGCCGACGACCCCACCAAGGTGCGCGCCGTCGTCGACTGGGAGCTGTCCACCCTGGGCGACCCGCTGTCCGACGCGGCCCTGATGTGCGTGTACCGCGACCCCGCACTGGACTTGATCGTCAACGCACAGGCCGCCTGGACCTCACCGCTGCTGCCGACGGCCGACGAGCTGGCCGACCGGTATTCGCTGGCCGCCGGTTTGCCGTTGGCGCATTGGGAGTTCTACATGGCGCTTGCCTACTTCAAGCTCGCCATCATCGCCGCCGGCATCGACTTCCGCAGGCGGATGTCGGACCAGGCTCGCGGGATGGACTCCGACCACATGCCGGAGGTCGTGGCGCCGCTGATTTCCCGGGGACTGGGGGAGCTGGCCAAGCTGCCCGGCTAG
- a CDS encoding histidine phosphatase family protein, giving the protein MQLLLVRHALPLRSEHGQGSDPHLSDEGLAQIERLPKALDRFPISRVVSSPQRRAIQTAEPVAAARELTVEIDHRFAEYDRDLPIYIPVEQIREERPEEWARLAQGHLPSAVDEDAFLARVRAAVDDLVAVADPEDTVAVFSHGGVINVLLHQILGTSRLLSFPVDYASITRLLFSRSGQATVAGVNGVEHVWDLLPRNQRW; this is encoded by the coding sequence ATGCAATTGCTTCTGGTCCGGCACGCGCTGCCGCTGCGCAGCGAACACGGGCAGGGCTCCGACCCGCACCTGTCGGACGAGGGACTGGCACAGATCGAGCGACTACCCAAGGCACTGGACCGATTTCCCATCTCCCGGGTGGTGAGCAGCCCTCAGCGGCGCGCCATCCAGACCGCCGAGCCGGTCGCGGCGGCGCGGGAGCTCACCGTCGAGATCGACCACCGATTCGCCGAATACGACCGCGACCTGCCGATCTACATTCCCGTCGAGCAGATCCGCGAGGAAAGGCCGGAAGAGTGGGCGCGCCTGGCCCAGGGGCACCTGCCCAGCGCGGTCGACGAGGACGCGTTTCTCGCCCGGGTTCGCGCGGCGGTAGACGACCTCGTCGCCGTCGCCGACCCGGAGGACACCGTCGCGGTGTTCAGCCACGGCGGGGTGATCAACGTCCTGCTGCACCAGATCTTGGGCACGTCCCGGTTGTTGTCCTTTCCGGTCGACTACGCCTCGATCACCCGGCTGCTGTTCTCGCGATCGGGTCAGGCGACGGTGGCGGGGGTCAACGGAGTCGAGCACGTCTGGGACCTGCTACCGCGAAATCAACGGTGGTGA
- a CDS encoding class I SAM-dependent methyltransferase: protein MTEPGMDWDAAYRQETPPPWSIGGPQPELAALIDEGRIRSEVLDAGCGHAALSLALAERGYTVVGLDSSATAIESAAAAAADQGLDTATFAQADVTNFRGYDGRFSTIVDSGLFHALPPEKRQDYLQSIFRAAAPGAALYILAFAAGALGDADQGGAPRGFAEAELREAVSTLWRVDDVRPAKVFGNAPASADGPLAHVERDGEGHFMAPGFLLTAHKPD from the coding sequence ATGACCGAGCCGGGCATGGATTGGGACGCCGCGTACCGGCAGGAGACGCCGCCGCCGTGGAGCATCGGCGGGCCGCAGCCCGAGCTGGCGGCACTGATCGACGAAGGCAGGATTCGCAGCGAGGTGCTGGACGCCGGTTGCGGCCACGCCGCCCTGTCGCTGGCGCTCGCCGAGCGCGGCTACACGGTCGTGGGCCTGGACAGCAGCGCGACCGCGATCGAGTCCGCGGCAGCCGCTGCCGCGGACCAAGGACTGGACACCGCGACATTTGCGCAGGCCGACGTCACCAACTTCCGTGGCTACGACGGGCGCTTTTCCACCATTGTGGACAGCGGCCTGTTCCATGCGCTGCCGCCGGAGAAGCGCCAGGACTATCTGCAGTCCATCTTCCGGGCGGCCGCCCCCGGGGCGGCGCTCTACATTCTGGCCTTCGCCGCCGGAGCGCTGGGCGACGCCGATCAGGGAGGCGCGCCGCGCGGTTTCGCCGAAGCCGAGCTGCGCGAGGCCGTTTCGACGCTGTGGCGGGTCGACGATGTGCGCCCGGCGAAGGTCTTTGGCAACGCTCCCGCGTCTGCCGACGGCCCGCTGGCCCATGTGGAGCGCGACGGCGAAGGCCACTTCATGGCCCCCGGGTTTCTGCTGACCGCCCACAAGCCGGACTGA
- a CDS encoding phosphotransferase family protein, with the protein MTTVGQAQLDAGVLARWLDANDAPGHGEQPRLEQLKGGSQNTLYLVERGGERMVLRMPGVRADAARIDGLLREIRLVRALSGTDVPHAALIAADDTGTVLGMPFYVMAAIDGWSPMDGGWQPPFDTDLDARRGLAFELVEGAAKLGRVDWRAHGLDGFGRPDGFHERQVDRWLAFLDAYQVRELPGLHEAADWLRNNRPAHYRPGIMHGDYQFANVMFAHGAPARLAAIVDWEMTTVGDPLLDLAWCLLGYDGEEPRADGFYLDMGGMPTRSELLRHYETVSGLSTENIDYYLVLANWKLGIVLEKTYAAGVRTGKVDPKVQDAFATMIPQLIAAAAELARSLPSGGR; encoded by the coding sequence ATGACGACGGTAGGCCAGGCCCAACTGGACGCGGGCGTTCTCGCTCGCTGGCTGGATGCGAACGATGCACCCGGACACGGCGAGCAACCGCGGCTGGAGCAGCTGAAGGGCGGTTCGCAGAACACGCTGTACCTGGTCGAACGCGGCGGCGAGCGGATGGTGCTTCGAATGCCCGGTGTCCGGGCCGACGCCGCGCGCATCGACGGCTTGCTGCGCGAGATCCGGCTGGTGCGAGCGCTGTCCGGCACCGACGTCCCCCACGCGGCCCTGATCGCCGCCGACGACACCGGCACCGTGCTGGGTATGCCGTTCTACGTCATGGCGGCCATCGACGGGTGGAGCCCGATGGACGGCGGTTGGCAACCGCCGTTCGACACCGACCTCGACGCCCGGCGGGGGCTGGCCTTCGAACTCGTCGAGGGCGCGGCCAAACTGGGGCGGGTGGACTGGCGAGCCCACGGCCTCGACGGTTTCGGCCGCCCGGACGGATTCCACGAGCGGCAGGTCGACCGCTGGCTGGCGTTCCTCGACGCCTACCAGGTGCGCGAGCTGCCCGGCCTGCACGAGGCCGCGGACTGGCTGCGAAACAACCGGCCCGCGCACTACCGGCCGGGCATCATGCACGGCGACTACCAATTCGCCAACGTGATGTTCGCCCACGGCGCGCCGGCGCGGCTGGCCGCGATCGTCGACTGGGAGATGACGACGGTCGGCGACCCGCTGCTGGATTTGGCGTGGTGCCTGCTGGGCTACGACGGTGAAGAGCCACGGGCCGACGGGTTCTATCTGGACATGGGCGGCATGCCCACCCGAAGCGAATTGCTGCGGCACTACGAGACGGTCAGCGGGCTTTCCACCGAGAACATCGACTACTACCTGGTGCTGGCCAATTGGAAGCTCGGCATCGTGCTGGAAAAGACCTACGCTGCGGGAGTGCGCACCGGCAAGGTCGACCCGAAGGTCCAAGACGCCTTCGCGACGATGATCCCCCAGCTGATCGCGGCGGCGGCCGAGCTCGCGCGCTCGCTGCCCTCCGGGGGCCGCTGA
- a CDS encoding SDR family NAD(P)-dependent oxidoreductase, giving the protein MGYADRLFDLTDRVVLVTGGSRGLGREMAFAAARCGADVVIASRNMDNCVATAKEIEAETGRSAMPYQVHVGRWDQLDGLVEATYDRFGKVDTLINNAGMSPLYDKLTDVTEKLFDAVVNLNLKGPFRLSALVGERMVAAGRGSMINVSTAGSLRPTPDIVPYAAAKAGLNAMTEALAKAFGPTVRVNTLMAGPFLTDVSKAWNLEAARGKPFGHLALQRAGDPAEIVGAALFLASDASSFTTGSILRADGGLP; this is encoded by the coding sequence ATGGGTTATGCGGACCGGCTTTTCGATCTGACCGACCGGGTCGTTCTGGTCACCGGCGGCAGTCGGGGGCTGGGCCGTGAGATGGCGTTCGCCGCCGCGCGTTGCGGCGCCGACGTCGTGATCGCCAGCCGTAACATGGACAACTGCGTGGCCACGGCGAAGGAGATCGAGGCGGAAACCGGGCGCTCAGCCATGCCATATCAGGTGCACGTCGGGCGCTGGGATCAGCTCGACGGCTTGGTCGAAGCCACCTATGACCGGTTCGGCAAGGTCGACACGCTGATCAACAACGCCGGCATGTCACCGCTGTACGACAAGCTGACCGACGTCACCGAGAAGCTGTTCGACGCGGTGGTCAACCTCAACCTCAAGGGCCCGTTCCGGTTGTCGGCCTTGGTGGGCGAGCGGATGGTGGCGGCCGGCCGCGGGTCGATGATCAACGTGAGCACGGCCGGGTCGCTGCGGCCAACGCCCGACATCGTCCCGTACGCCGCAGCCAAGGCCGGGCTCAACGCCATGACCGAAGCCCTGGCGAAGGCGTTCGGGCCTACGGTGCGGGTCAACACGCTGATGGCCGGCCCGTTCCTCACCGACGTGAGCAAGGCCTGGAACCTCGAGGCGGCCCGGGGCAAACCGTTCGGCCACCTGGCGCTGCAGCGGGCCGGGGATCCGGCCGAAATCGTCGGGGCCGCACTGTTTCTGGCATCCGACGCATCCAGCTTCACCACCGGTTCGATACTGCGCGCCGACGGCGGGCTTCCCTAG